AATATTAGGTTCATTCCATACTTCAATTGGCCATGTTATAACCTCTTCCCGACCATACCGATCAATAAGGTGATTTAAAGTAACTTGAATGAGCTTTGCCCATTTTTCATAAGATGCCGGAGGTGTCACATTGCCCTTCCAATAAAATATTGTCTGCTCACCTGTCTTCAACTTTTCCGGCATGAATCCCAGTTCTAAAAATGGTTTAATTCCGTTTTCAAGATAGGTGTCTATAATACGATCTAAATAAGTAAAATTATAAAAAGGATGTATCTGTCCATCTATTTCATCTTCACGATATATTCCAACATCATCGCAAAACAAGCCGTGACCGCGAATATAACGGAAATTTATAGATTCCTGGACTATTCTCAAATGATCGACGTATTCTTTTTGGAGGGCTAAGCCCATCCTACCTGTACCAACACAATAGGTTGCATTGTTTTTGAAAGGCTCACCTGAAAGTGGTACTTGTATCTTTTTAACCATACTAAATCCTCCTTTATATTTTTATAATATAGTTCTATAGTTATAATACTTTAGTATAAAAATTCTTATATATATTTTCGCAGGTTAAAAGAACATTTAATTAAAGATAATTTTTAGCTCACTTCTTAATATTACTTTTTCTTGAAATATTCCTTAACAAGAAATTTCATGAGAGCATTTGGTTGTTTCTTGATAAATTCAGGCTTATCCCCGAATACCATTGTATACGGCACTTCGGGAGCATAGGGAGCCCACTGTGGCATATTCTCTCCTGTAGCATCCTTGCCATTCGGATTTCCAGAACGTATGAAATTGGCCCAGTATTTACACATTTGGCGAGCAAGATCATAATGTTTGCCGACAAATGGCCTCCAGCATTTGGCAAGGGTCTCAAAGAAGAACCAGAGATCTACTGAATGAAATGTACCAGGGTTATCCCATCCTGGTATTTCCGCATCAAAAATATAATAATATAGTTCCATATTTGCTCCGGTATCGGCGTTAGCCTGATCTACAATGCGAATAGCATATTCGATACTATTTACTGAAGCTTCTTTCAGAATTTCATCTAAATCTCCCGACTGGACATTGCAAAGCGCAAGATACTCATCGGCATTATCACCAAACATATCAACGGCCATATCCCTAAATTCATCAAGAGTTTTAACATTCGGAATGCTGTAGAATTCAGATGAAGTGTGTCCTAAAAGTACTGGTACCATCCAACGCTTATTTTCAAGGAAAAGGTCAAATGCATTTCCTACATTGAATAAATTATCAACAACCGTACCCCAAAACCTATTATATTCCAGTGATTTATCACGAATGTATTCGGCATCAAGTTGTCGGGCTTCCTCAAGTGAAGATACCCCAAGGAATTCAAAGAATTTTACACCTTCCTGTTCAGCCTCAACTAGAGTGCACTTGCCTTCAGGAACATGACTGTCTGGATAAATTCTCGTAAAAATACCACTCTGGATAATGGCTTTCTGAAAAAGATCTTTATTCTGAGGCGAAGTAAGATGATTCAATACACTTCCACCACCAGCAGACTGTCCTCCGATAGTAATGTTATCATGAGCACCACCGAAAGCTACTATATTGCGTTTAACCCATCGCATACCTGCCTGCTGATCTAGATGGCCGAAGTTCGCGGGAGCATCTGGAGCTTCTGCTGTTATCTCAGGATGACATAGAAATCCAAAAACATTCAAACGATAATTGACTGTTACTACAACTATACCCCTGCGAGCAATACGCTCACCGTCAAATTCCATCTCAGCCGTATTACCAACCTAAAGCCCTCCACCGAAAAACCAAACAAATACTGGCAGTTTTTCATCAGTACTGAATGCCGGCGTCCATACATTTAAATAGAGACAGTCTTCGTCCATAGCAATATCTGGGTCTACAGCCCATTCCCTTGTGTATATGTCATTTTTGTTCAAACCTGGAGTAGCCTGCATAGATATTGGAGCAAATTGAAACGCTTTTAAAACACCGTCCCAATTTTCTACAGGTTGAGGAGCACGCCAACGATTTTTGCCTATAGGTGGCGCTGCAAAAGGAATACCTTTGAAACTTGTTATGCGAGGATCAGCTGCTGGTAGTCCTTGTATCACACCATTTTCAGCTTTCACTATTCTGATCATGTTTACTAGCTCCTTCCATTTATTAATTTAATCTATCAAACCTGATTTTCCAAAAAAACATTCGATTTAATCTTATAATTTAGAAAGTGATATGCCATTTAATAAATGATATATCTTCCTGAAAGCATGAGTAGGCTAAAAAAGTAAAGACAATTATCATAGTATCTTCGTTTCCCCTTACGAAGTGGCAACTCCCAAAAATCCTTAACCCACCCCATTCGATATTTTCCTTTTGCAGCAAGGGATCCTGCTGCATTTGTTGCAATAATAGCAAATGAATGCAATGCAGGCTCATCCAAAGCTGTTCCATCTATCATATAAGAAGAGTAATTTCCCAAAGTAGTATTCTCACTGAAAAACGCCTGCAATTTATCAACAATTTCTCCCAAACTTTCATCCTTATTGAACCATGCTGCATCTAACCCAATATTCATGGCTACACGATAAGAATCAGAATAAAATTGTACTTCTCTAAATAGCCGTTTTGGAGTACCGTCATATTCTGCATACTCTGATGCCATACCAGTTATAGGATGGCATGCAAGGTGTAAGTATTTCCGACTTTCCTCAGCTGCTTTTTTCCAAAACTCCCTATCCTGTGGATCAGCCCTTTGGGCGAAAATCTCATAAAAATGCGGTAAATGGTAGGAAGGATCTGTAAAATCTGCCTCGGGTACAAATTTTATATAATAGTTTGTGTTATCCCACATCGGCTCCCCTCCCTCAACCAATTCATTTTGATGAATACAATGGCGTAAGATCTCTCTAGCTTGTACACTATAATTAAAGGGTTGTTCCCCGTCTCCCCAGCGTTCACTAGCAAAAAATAGTGCCATTGCAAAGTATTCTTCCCCATCTGGTGCAGGACCTTCTGCATTTTTGGAACCATCTGGTGTCACAGACCAAGCAAAATATCCCTTATATTTTCCACTATTTTGATACATATAGGTCTTAGAAAAAAGCCACAACCGATCAAAAATATCCTTTCTATCCATTTGTACTGCCATCATCATGCCATAGCTCATTCCCTCAGTTCTGGCATCATCGTTTCCTGTATCCAACATATAGCCCATATCATCGCCCATCTCAAAATATATTCGCTCTTCTGGATCAAAGAATATTGTTTTAAAAGTATCATTTATTTTTTTATCTATTTCTTCCTGTGATATTCCTAACTCAAGAAATAAATTTGGATAAGTACGCATTATATCTTCCTCCTTCTTTTATATGAACACCTAAAAATTATCTGTGCTATAAATTTGAATATTTTACTTTTTTAATATAAGGGAATGGGCTCTTAAGGGATTTTGGAAGGATCAACTACACCCCAGTATGCAGGTTTTGCATGAAAGTCTTCATCAAACAGAAATGGTGCATCATTTTGATTCACTGGAAATGAATCCAACCATGTATGGCTATCCGAAAAACCCCAAAAGACGACTGCACTCAATATATCACTGTTTTTTCTCAATGCCTCAAATAATTCTTTGTATCGCTGGGCCTGAATGTCAATCACATTCTCAGGAATATTATTACCATAATCACCATGATCTTCCCAAGCATAAATGCTCATATCTAATTCGGTAACAATATTATCCAATCCAAGTTCGTGGAATTTCTTCATCGATTCGATGATTCTGTCAATAGAAGGCCAATAAATGTCGATATGTGTTTGATGACCTACTCCATCAATAGGTACTCCCCTGTCAAGTA
The Xylanivirga thermophila genome window above contains:
- a CDS encoding glycosyl hydrolase family 8 → MRTYPNLFLELGISQEEIDKKINDTFKTIFFDPEERIYFEMGDDMGYMLDTGNDDARTEGMSYGMMMAVQMDRKDIFDRLWLFSKTYMYQNSGKYKGYFAWSVTPDGSKNAEGPAPDGEEYFAMALFFASERWGDGEQPFNYSVQAREILRHCIHQNELVEGGEPMWDNTNYYIKFVPEADFTDPSYHLPHFYEIFAQRADPQDREFWKKAAEESRKYLHLACHPITGMASEYAEYDGTPKRLFREVQFYSDSYRVAMNIGLDAAWFNKDESLGEIVDKLQAFFSENTTLGNYSSYMIDGTALDEPALHSFAIIATNAAGSLAAKGKYRMGWVKDFWELPLRKGKRRYYDNCLYFFSLLMLSGRYIIY